In the Hordeum vulgare subsp. vulgare chromosome 7H, MorexV3_pseudomolecules_assembly, whole genome shotgun sequence genome, one interval contains:
- the LOC123409378 gene encoding transcription factor GTE1-like — protein MVPEDGAQQAAAAAAAEHPAVSEVDSFRRQVDDLASKTDVLERRVNEVVGFYDGKKHGSAGRRAIGSSRYAANGARDSNCKGMPDLMRQLAGIIRQITSHEWSAPFLQPVDVVGLQLDDYYKIITKPMDFSTIQNKMEGKDGTKYKSVREIYSDVRLIFTNAMTYNDELHDVHIMAKLLLEKFEEKWLQLLPKVENEERKQQMETNDAPTTDTSPEDAIAQLAKDTDDELNEINKQLEELRNMVVQRCKKMTTDEKRKLGAGLCHLTPEDFSKALELVAQDNPDFQTTAEELDLDMDAQSETTLWRLKFFVREALERQANPAAAPGKTDENAKRKRDIYNALAKTASKRIRR, from the exons ATGGTGCCGGAGGACGGCGCGCAacaggcagcggccgctgccgccgcggaGCACCCCGCGGTGTCGGAGGTGGACTCGTTCCGACGCCAGGTCGACGACCTTGCCTCCAAGACCGATGTG CTGGAGAGGAGGGTGAACGAGGTGGTAGGGTTCTACGACGGCAAGAAGCATGGCAGCGCAGGGCGCAGGGCCATCGGTAGCAGCAGGTATGCGGCGAATGGTGCAAGGGACAGCAACTGCAAAGGGATGCCCGACCTCATGCGCCAGCTTGCCGGTATCATTCGccag ATCACGTCTCATGAATGGTCAGCGCCATTTCTGCAACCGGTAGATGTTGTAGGCCTACAACTTGATGACTATTACAAG ATTATAACAAAACCTATGGATTTCTCGACCATCCAAAACAAAATGGAAGGGAAGGATGGTACCAAGTATAAAAGTGTTCGAGAAATATATTCTGATGTTCGATTAATTTTTACCAATGCAATGACATACAATGATGAACTCCACGATGTTCACATAATGGCCAAGTTATTACTCGAGAAATTTGAGGAGAAATGGCTCCAGCTTCTCCCTAAAGTCGAGAACGAG GAAAGGAAACAACAGATGGAAACAAACGATGCTCCAACCACAGACACTTCTCCGGAAGATGCTATTgcgcaattggcaaaagatactgATGATGAG CTGAATGAGATTAATAAGCAGCTGGAGGAGCTCCGGAACATGGTGGTTCAGAGATGCAA GAAAATGACAACAGATGAGAAGAGAAAACTCGGTGCCGGCCTTTGCCACCTGACTCCGGAAGATTTTAGCAAGGCGCTAGAGCTGGTCGCACAAGATAATCCTGACTTCCAGACTACAGCAGAAGAACTGGACCTTGACATGGATGCTCAG AGCGAGACGACGCTCTGGAGGCTGAAGTTCTTTGTGAGGGAAGCGTTGGAGCGACAGGCCAACCCAGCCGCGGCCCCTGGCAAGACCGACGAAAACGCGAAGAGGAAGCGCGACATCTACAATGCTCTAGCCAAGACCGCTTCAAAACGGATCAGGAGATAG
- the LOC123409380 gene encoding suppressor of Mek1-like → MYKFSRFVYIFSEFSNQIKLKDYLEPGRNKLALTFPVSGRSRTQVKTGKSVLGFGDPRAADHSPAATAMPGKKNAEPEPAPATAAFPPQLPPMPRAKVFRLNDGGGWDDYGAGLVTVDYLEGLASAHEAVLAVIDAEDKEAMLLHRITPDDIYRRHRGTLISWSDPVSGMTLSLSFRDAAACSDVWDTICQVQRKLRPDS, encoded by the exons ATGTACAAGTTTTCACGTTTTGTATATATCTTTTCCGAATTTTCAAATCAAATTAAATTAAAGGACTACCTGGAGCCCGGGCGCAATAAATTGGCACTCACCTTCCCTGTCTCCGGGCGTAGCAGGACTCAGGTCAAAACAGGAAAGAGTGTGCTAGGGTTCGGCGATCCGCGCGCCGCTGACCACTCGCCGGCGGCCACCGCGATGCCCGGCAAGAAGAACGCGGAGCCGGAGCCGGCGCCGGCGACCGCCGCCTTCCCGCCCCAGCTCCCGCCGATGCCG CGCGCCAAGGTGTTTAGGTTGAACGATGGCGGCGGGTGGGACGACTACGGAGCCGGCCTTGTCACCGTCGACTACCTCGAG GGATTGGCATCGGCCCACGAAGCCGTCCTGGCGGTCATAGACGCGGAGGACAAGGAGGCGATGCTTTTGCATCGCATCACCCCGGACGACATTTACAGGAGGCACCGAG GGACGCTCATCTCCTGGAGCGATCCTGTGTCCGGCATGACCCTCTCCTTGAGCTTCCGAGACGCGGCAGCGTGCTCCGATGTATG GGACACAATCTGCCAAGTGCAGAGGAAACTGAGGCCTGATAGTTGA
- the LOC123411016 gene encoding peptide methionine sulfoxide reductase A5 produces MARASSSAAAAFLCALATLVAAASGARLAVRAGGTGLTVRAGGGASATAVFALGSFWRSEAAFGCLHGVLRTSVGYAGGSKPNPEYRNLADHAECVKVEYDPRQIQYKQLLDVFWASHDPREVFGQGPDVGNQYRSVIFTNGTLEARLAALMKEREQVKDRSSVITTKIQPLGAFYPAEPEHQKFELKRKPFLVQLIGNLPEEELLSSTLAAKLNAYAAELCPPKTQKRISSKIDEIAKKGWPILRDI; encoded by the exons ATGGCCCGCGCgtcctcctccgccgcggccgccTTCCTGTGCGCGCTCGCGACCCTCGTGGCGGCGGCCTCGGGCGCGCGGCTCGCGGTCCGGGCCGGGGGCACGGGCCTCACCGTCCGCGCCGGCGGGGGCGCGTCGGCCACCGCGGTGTTCGCGCTGGGCAGCTTCTGGCGGTCCGAGGCGGCGTTCGGGTGCCTCCACGGCGTGCTCCGCACCTCCGTCGGCTACGCCGGCGGCTCCAAGCCCAACCCCGAGTACCGCAACCTCGCCGACCACGCCGAGTGCGTCAAG GTTGAATATGATCCCCGGCAGATTCAGTACAAGCAGCTTTTGGATGTGTTCTGGGCAAGCCATGATCCTCGGGAGGTCTTCGGACAAGGACCGGATGTTGGCAACCAATATAG ATCCGTCATTTTCACAAATGGAACCCTCGAGGCTAGATTGGCTGCTCTTATGAAAGAAAGGGAACAAGTCAAGGATCGCAGCAGTGTTATTACCACAAAGATCCAACCACTGGGGGCATTTTATCCAGCTGAACCAGAGCATCAG AAATTCGAGCTGAAGCGCAAGCCTTTCCTGGTGCAACTGATCGGGAACCTGCCAGAAGAGGAGCTCCTGTCATCAACACTGGCCGCGAAGCTGAATGCATATGCAGCCGAGCTCTGCCCTCCGAAGACCCAGAAGAGGATAAGCTCCAAGATTGATGAGATTGCCAAGAAAGGATGGCCCATCCTACGGGACATTTAG